From the genome of bacterium:
GAGGGCGCGGGGCAGGCGGCCGTTCTCGGCCAAGGCGGGGAGGAGCAGCTCGCGCAACGCGCCGCGCCAATCCACTTCGAGCATGTCGTCGATCGCCATGAGGGCGCGCGGCTCGCGCTCGGCGAAGTCGAGGAGCCGCTCGATCCGCCCCGCCGCGAGCGACGCGACGCGCTCGTCCAGCAAGTCGCCTTCGTTCGCGTCTCCCAACTCGCCCATCGCCGCCAGCAGATCGCGCGCCGGCGCTTCGAGCGCCGCGAGGCGCCTCGCCTCCTCCGCCGTCCCGAAGGCCTCGAGGTGACGCGCGCCGCCCGGGCCCTCGACGAGGCGCGGATACTCGACGTCGGCGAAGGCGCGGCGCGTGCCCTCGACGGCGATCCACAGCGCGCCGCCGTCGCCGGGGCGAACGAGCCACAGACCGACGCCCGGCTCGAGCCAGTGCTCGAGCATCACCAGCGACGCGTCGCGCCGCGGCACGACCTCGGCGGGACGCGACTCGTCGGGCTCGGTCTCGCCGGCGAGGACGAAGCGGTACTCCTCGTCCTCGGCCCAGCCGCGCACGGCGGCGAGGGAGCGCCAAAGGACGGCGAGGGTGCTGTCCTCTTCCAGTTCGAGCAGCGCGTCCCCCGACCGCAGCAGCATCGTCTCCTTGCCGAGCCTCATCGTCCGTCCTCCGCGCCGCGCGGCGCGGGGCAACGTTACAAGGAAAGGCGGCCCGCGGCCAAGGAGGTCAGGCGCCGTCCTCGGCCACGAAGACGCCGCGCAGATGGCGCAGCCGGTAGCCGTCGGCGGCGACGCTGACGGCGACGAGATCGAAGCGGCAGAAGGCGTCGCCGAGGCCGTTTTCGGCGAGCCAGCGGACGGCGGCGCGGCGCAGCGCGCGCCGCTTGCGCGGGCCGACGGTGGCCGCGGGATCGAAGAGCGAGCCGCGCCGGCGCGAACGGACCTCGACGAAGACGATCTCCCCGCCGTCGCGGGCGACGATGTCCAGCTCGCTCCCGCGGCGGCGCACGTTGCGGTCGAGGATCGCGAACCCCCGCGCGGCGAGATGGCGCGCGGCGATCTCCTCCGCCGCCCGCCCGCTCGCCGCGCGGCGCCGCGGATCGCGCACCGCCCCCGGCGCGGCGGGAAGGACCGGCTCGTCGCCCACGCCCCAACGATGCGCCGCTTCGCCGCCCGCGCGACGCGGACCGCGCCCCGCCCGTTGCCGCCGCGGGACGCCGGAACAGCAACCCGCACAGCCGCCCGCGACGAAGGCGCCGCGGATCCGCGGCGCCCGCGCCCGTCCCGCCGCGAGCGTCGTCGTCGCGTAGGAAGTAGCACTGGCGCCGTTGGCGTCGATGCGCAGCGTACATCCCAGCGACCTCATCACGCGCCGGTCGCGCTCAGAGATCGTTGCGCTGCGTCAAGGCTAGCTTCAGCGATTCCGGCAGTCTTCCTCGCTGAGCAAGGCGCTCCACATATGCGGACATCATGGGATCGATCGTGTCGGCGAAACGCCGCTCTACCTTCCGCGAAGTCTCCGGCCAATCTTCCCGCGCGTTGACGAGGAGGCGGTTGACCGCCAACAGCTCCTCCTGCAGCCGCTTGGTGAGTTTGAGTTCGGGACCGTCTCCAAAGCCCAAAAACGCCACAAACGACGGACGCGGGCCCAGGAGAAGGTCGCGGAGCGCACGCTTGTTCTCGGAGTAGAGTCTCGCCTGCTCCGCCGTCTCTTCAACCTGCAGCCGAGCGTTCTTCCAAACAGTCAGGTCCAGGAGGCGAGTCGTCGTCGTGTGCAGCCAGTCCACGAGGTACTCTGCAGCGCGCCGCCGCTCCGCGAGACGATACAGCTGGTGGGCATAGTACGCGGGGATCAAGGCTCCGAGCAGCGCGCTGATGAGCGCAATCGCAGCCCCGATCAGAACCGGCCACACAAGGACCTCCTCGAATAGGCGCGCTACTCCACGAGCGCCTTGAACACCGCGTCGGCGGCGTCGCGATAGAACTCGATGCTGAGCTTCGTCCACAGCTCGTCGGGAAGGTCGTTGAGCTGCCGGCGCGAGGCCACGGGCATCAGGAGGGTCTGCGCCTGCTTGTCCACCGCCAGCTCGGCGATCCGGACGGCGTTCGGGACCAATTCGATCGAGCCGCCGAGATTGAGCTCGCCGACGACGATCGTGCCGCCGCGCGTGTTGCGGCCGAGCAGGGATCCGCACAGCGCCACGAGTACGGGCAGGCCAAGGCCCGCGCCGGCCTTGTCCGCGTCCATTGCGCGGACTTGGACCGAGAACTCATCCCCGCGGGGGTTGCGGTCTCCGACGAGTTCCTTGGCGCGAGTGTAGAGGTTCTGCTCGCCGACCTTGACGCTCTCCCTGAACGGCGGCGGCGTAGGTTGGTTGAGGATCTTGACGCCGGTCCCTGGGCCGCAGGCGACCTCGATGCGGTAGAGGCTGGGGCCGGCCTCGCCGGACCCGGGGCTGACCGCCCAGACCTGCCCCGGAGGCAGGGGATCGGTCTCGATCGCCTCGTCGCTGTGCAACTCCGGCGTCGACACGAACTGCTCGACCCCCTCGGTCCCAAGGACGTAGCTGAAGTGCGTGTTCCGGAACTCGCTCTTGAAGACCCGCTTCTGCTGTTCCTTGACGCGGCGACGGGACTCCAGCGCGAGGCGAACGATCCACTCGAGATCAGCGTCCGGAACGGGCATCTCCGGGTCCGGGAAGAGCAGCTTGGTCAGCCCACTCACCGACTTGTTCACCGCCTCGATGTCGCGTCCCGACAAGGCGCCGCCCAGGTGGACACGACCTTGGAGCACGGTCACCCGGTTGCCCGACCGAAGGCGGCTCAAGCACTCGCTGAGAAAGTCGCTGACCAACCCGAACTGATCCGTG
Proteins encoded in this window:
- a CDS encoding YraN family protein, with the translated sequence MGDEPVLPAAPGAVRDPRRRAASGRAAEEIAARHLAARGFAILDRNVRRRGSELDIVARDGGEIVFVEVRSRRRGSLFDPAATVGPRKRRALRRAAVRWLAENGLGDAFCRFDLVAVSVAADGYRLRHLRGVFVAEDGA